CCAATGGCGCGGTGAATGCGCCAGAGAACACCACACTGGTAGTTGATATCGAAGCCACAGACGATAGCAGTAGCGAGGAGAATGGCCTGTCCTACAGTCTCAGTGGAGGGGAAGACCAAGGGTTATTTACGATTGATGCCACCACGGGTGAGTTGTCCTTCCTCTCCGCACCAGACTTTGAACAGCCGTTGGATGTGGGTAATG
The sequence above is drawn from the Leptolyngbya sp. CCY15150 genome and encodes:
- a CDS encoding cadherin repeat domain-containing protein, producing the protein NGAVNAPENTTLVVDIEATDDSSSEENGLSYSLSGGEDQGLFTIDATTGELSFLSAPDFEQPLDVGN